The DNA window ACAGACCGGCATCCGCCACCTCGAAATGCAGCAGATTGTTGAGGTTCTTCAGCCGCAGCCGGCAGACATCGCCCACGTCCCGAGGCGGAAACTCGGGATCGAAGCCGACATCGGCGCCTTCCGGGCGATAATAAAACTCGCAGTAGATCCCCAGCCTCGCCCGTGGCCAGATCTCTTTCAGAAACAGACTCTCGCCCCAGCCCGGATGGGCAACGATCGCATCGGGGGTAAAGCCCTGCTCGCGCAATTGCAGCGCCGCCCGAAAGCACGCCTCGCCCCGGATGGTCTTGGTCTCGAAATCGCTCACCCAGGGGTGGACGTTTGGCGTGGTACCCCGGTTGGCCGCATAGGGCACCAGCGTCACCCCCTGCCAGACAGTGGCATCGACCGTTTGCATGGTCATAGCGACCACGCGATGCCCGCGACTCGCCAGCGCCGGTGCAAGAAATTTGAACTGGCCGGGGAAATTCTGATGGATGAAAAGGAGGTTCATGCGGTCCCCGGTCACTGCGGAAAATGCCCGAGCGCCAAGCCGCGCAGTTCATCCTCGGCCATCGGTCGCAACGTCGCCACGGACCACAAATCATAGGCCGGATGGCCCCGCCGCATGGCGGCCACCGAGACAAAACCGGCGGCTTGCAGCGTGCCGGTCAGCACCTTCTGAGTGAAGCCGCAACGGTGGGCCATATACAAATTCCCCTGGGCCAGCGAGGGGCGATGACCGTAGAGGATATCGAGCGGCGCGATCGGGCCGGCCGGACTCACATAGGCGGCGTCCGTGAGTTTGTCGTTCGCGATCAGGGCACAGACCGATTGCAGATCAGGGCAGGTGATGACGACGAAGCCGTCTTGCTTCAGCACCCGTCGGAACTCGGACAGCGCGCTCGGCACCTCGTGCGGATAGAGATGCTCGATGTTATGCGACGAGAAAACCGCATCCACCGAGGCATCGACGACCGCGGAGAGATCGGTCATGGTGCCGACGATGTCCGGCGACACCCGTTCGTCGATATCCAATCGCTGTTCAAGCCAATCGTCATTGTTGAAGCCGCGCGTGGTCTGGTCTTTCCGCTTGGGACCGCAGCCGACGTGGAGAAAGGTTTTCATGGGCGATACCGTGTCCGGAGTTGCTGACGATGTTCGACTTGTCGTGCCACCTAGGGTGGAGTCTGCTCGAAAGTCTCCTCTGGATCAGTCATCCGAATCGGGGATGGTCAGCTCCAGATTGGCCAGCAGCAATTCATCCCCACTGATCAGTCGGGTCTCGAAACTGCCGCATGCGCCGCAGAGGAGCCGGTTCGGCGTGGCGTCAGTTTCGGCCTCGCACTGGCGGCAGCGGACGCGGATTTGGGAGGGCTCGATGACGAGTTCCGCCTGTGCGGCGATGGTGCCCGCCGCGGCCAGCGGATAGGCATGCTGGAGTAACGCCCCCTCGACCCCGGACAAGGGACCGATCTTGAGCAGGATGCGATCGACGCGGGTTGCACCATGCTCGCGGGCAATCTGTTCGACCTGATCGAGCAGCGACTGGCAGAGCGAGAGTTCATGCATCGGCAAAGTCCGCGCGGTAGCGTAGGAGTAGGGCGGCCAGGAGTGCGACCGGGACGCCAAACAGCAGGACGGACAGGGCCGGCAGGAGCGGCGTCTCGGCGAGCGTCGAAGCGGCGAGGAGGAGTAGGAGAAGGGCGCCGGCGGTCAGGATTCGCGGGAGGTGGCGCAGACCGGATGGCGGCGGCTCGCGACACCAGGCGAGCTGCCAGTTCAAAGGACGCGCCGCCAATTGCCAGGTCAAGGCCAAGAGCAGCGTGCCCAGGACCGCGCCAGGATCTCCCGTCAGGAACGCCAGGGCGGCCAGAAGCGCCGTCAGACCGATCATCCCATAACGCGGATAACCGATCTCGGAGCCACGACAACGGGTCGGGAGCCGCTCCAGCAGGACACCGAACATCGGCAGCGCGGCGGCATTGAACAGCAGAACGATGCCGAACGGCCAGGCCTCCGGCTGTCTCGCCAGGAACAGCAGACCGGCCGACAACACCCCAAGCGCCGCCAGGAAGGTGATCCGGGACGGACGCGCGCGCAGAAAGCGACCGAAGCGCGTCCCGTGCTGGCCGTCGCGTTTTCCCATCGGGATCGCTACACACATCGCAAAGCTCCTGCCTTTTCAGCCTTCCAGATAGGTATACCCATACAACCCCGCCTTCAGCTCGACAAAAAGCTGCTCGCGGGTCGGTCGATCCAGTCCTGCCGCGTCGAGCTTGCGCCGATAGTGCGCGAGCAGGGCGCGGGGCTCGAAATGGACATAGCTCAGGAGTTCGTCGGTCGAGTCGCCGCGTTCGGGTTCCCGCAAACGGTAGCCGCCGGGGGCGCTGGCGTCCAGTTCCACGTTGACGGCATCGGTGTCGCCGAACAGGTTGTGGATGTCGCCGAGGATTTCCTGATAGGCGCCGACCATGAAAAAGCCGAGCAGATAAGGCCCGTCCAGACCCGCGCCGGCGTGGACCGGAAGGCTCGCCTCCACCCCGCCCTCGTCGACGTACTGGTCGATGCAGCCGTCGGAGTCGCAGGTCAGATCATGCACGACCGCGCGCGCCTCGGGGATCTCGTCGAGTCGCTGGATCGGGACGATCGGGAAGATCTGATCGAGTGCCCAAATGTCCGGCAGCGACTGAAAGAGCGAAAAATTGCAGAAGAGCTTGTCCGCCAGCAAGGCGTTCAACTCGTCGGCCAGTTCGCGATGACGACGGATGCCGGGATCCAACCGCCCGGCCAGCGCCCGACAGATGGCGAAGAACAGCTCCTCCGCCCGCGCACGGCCCGTCAGATCGAGCTGGTCCTGAGCGAAACGTTCGCGGGCGGTCGCGAGCAGTTCGCGCGCCTCGGCATAGACCTCCTCGGGCGATGATCCGGTCGCGGATTGCAGTTGCCGGACCAGAGCGTCCAGGGTCGGGTCGCCTTCCGCATCTTGCGGCGTGACGTCCCGCCCGCCTGCCTCTTCGCGATCGATGACGTTGGCGATCAGCACCGCATGATGAGCCGTCATCGCCCGCCCCGATTCGCTGAACAGATCAGGCTCGGGCAGTTCGCAGCGCCGGCATTCGGCGGCGATGGTGTTGACGATGGCGCTCGCGTAGCCATCGAACCCGTAGTTCACCGAACAATAGTGGCGGGTACGGGTACCCTCGTAATCCACCCCGAGCCCGCCGCCCACGTCGATCACGCGGATGGGCGCGCCCAGACGGTGCAACTCGGCATAGAACCGGACCAGTTCGGCGACGCCGGCGCGGATGTCCTGGAGACTCGGGATTTGCGAGCCTAGATGGGCGTGCATGAGCTGAAGCCAGTTCAGCCGACCGGCGTGCTCCAGCGTGCGCACCAGTTCCAGGATCTGATTGGCCGTCAGACCGAACTTAGCTTTTTCCCCGCCGCTGCTCTGCCAGTTGCCGACCGCCGCCGCCGCGAGCCGGATCCGCACCCCCAGCAGCGGTTCGACATCGAGCCGCGCGGCCTCTTCCAGAATCAGCGGCACCTCGGAAGGCTTCTCGATGACGATGTAGACCCGCAGCCCGAGCCGCCGCCCGATCAGGGCGAGGCGGATATATTCGCGATCCTTATAGCCGTTGCAGACCACCAGTCCACCTGGCGGCGAGAGCGCCAGCACCGCCATCAGCTCGGGCTTGCTGCCGGCCTCCAGTCCCGCGTGACCCGAGTGCAGGATCTCGCGCACCACGCCCGCCTGCTGGTTGACCTTGATTGGATAGACCGGCTGATAGCGTCCGCTATAACCGCAGGCCGCGCTGGCGTCGACGAACGCCCGCTGGAGCGCCTGCACGCGATGGCGCAGGATGTCGCTGAAGCGCACGAGAATCGGTAGCGATAGCCCCTCCGACGCGATCTGACCGGCCAGCGCCGAAAGGTCAATCTCGGTCGAGCCTTGCGGATCGGGGCGGACGCACAGATGGCCGGCGGCATTGATGCCGAAATACCCCTCGCCCCAACGGTCGATGGCATAGATGTTTTTGCAGCGTTGGACCGCTTGGTCCATGGGGTTTTCTCCGTGGGTCGTCAATCGCAGGTCGCG is part of the Thiocystis violascens DSM 198 genome and encodes:
- the speA gene encoding biosynthetic arginine decarboxylase produces the protein MDQAVQRCKNIYAIDRWGEGYFGINAAGHLCVRPDPQGSTEIDLSALAGQIASEGLSLPILVRFSDILRHRVQALQRAFVDASAACGYSGRYQPVYPIKVNQQAGVVREILHSGHAGLEAGSKPELMAVLALSPPGGLVVCNGYKDREYIRLALIGRRLGLRVYIVIEKPSEVPLILEEAARLDVEPLLGVRIRLAAAAVGNWQSSGGEKAKFGLTANQILELVRTLEHAGRLNWLQLMHAHLGSQIPSLQDIRAGVAELVRFYAELHRLGAPIRVIDVGGGLGVDYEGTRTRHYCSVNYGFDGYASAIVNTIAAECRRCELPEPDLFSESGRAMTAHHAVLIANVIDREEAGGRDVTPQDAEGDPTLDALVRQLQSATGSSPEEVYAEARELLATARERFAQDQLDLTGRARAEELFFAICRALAGRLDPGIRRHRELADELNALLADKLFCNFSLFQSLPDIWALDQIFPIVPIQRLDEIPEARAVVHDLTCDSDGCIDQYVDEGGVEASLPVHAGAGLDGPYLLGFFMVGAYQEILGDIHNLFGDTDAVNVELDASAPGGYRLREPERGDSTDELLSYVHFEPRALLAHYRRKLDAAGLDRPTREQLFVELKAGLYGYTYLEG
- a CDS encoding class I SAM-dependent methyltransferase, with amino-acid sequence MKTFLHVGCGPKRKDQTTRGFNNDDWLEQRLDIDERVSPDIVGTMTDLSAVVDASVDAVFSSHNIEHLYPHEVPSALSEFRRVLKQDGFVVITCPDLQSVCALIANDKLTDAAYVSPAGPIAPLDILYGHRPSLAQGNLYMAHRCGFTQKVLTGTLQAAGFVSVAAMRRGHPAYDLWSVATLRPMAEDELRGLALGHFPQ
- a CDS encoding hydrogenase maturation nickel metallochaperone HypA, encoding MHELSLCQSLLDQVEQIAREHGATRVDRILLKIGPLSGVEGALLQHAYPLAAAGTIAAQAELVIEPSQIRVRCRQCEAETDATPNRLLCGACGSFETRLISGDELLLANLELTIPDSDD